The Trichoderma atroviride chromosome 5, complete sequence genome contains a region encoding:
- a CDS encoding uncharacterized protein (EggNog:ENOG41) produces MTDSTTPTRRPFHGSCHCGSVKYIVFLTLPHKPPSTATTSTPAADPSRSEQEFYRCNCTACHKAGHFHMRTAWAPEDFLLLSPLDPMAELGDYTCYSGTIHWLFCKRCGGRCFLFAGKGETAEVDLDEMGVRDSDGGKMGRRTVWRPKAEGWSEQGGDEESGLRCYLSVNGYTVDAAQEGFELGEFTANKWVAYVDCLELHGPEREPRYDKPYEGGAF; encoded by the coding sequence ATGACTGACTCGACAACTCCAACGCGCCGCCCCTTCCACGGCTCGTGCCACTGCGGCTCCGTCAAGTACATTGTCTTCCTGACGCTCCCCCACAAACCGCCGTCCACTGCCACAACTTCGACCCCTGCCGCCGACCCGTCCCGCTCCGAGCAGGAGTTCTACCGCTGCAACTGCACGGCCTGCCACAAGGCCGGCCACTTCCACATGCGCACGGCCTGGGCCCCGGAGGActttctgctgctctcgccgcTGGATCCCATGGCCGAGCTCGGAGACTACACCTGCTACTCCGGAACCATCCACTGGCTCTTCTGCAAGCGGTGCGGCGGGCGGTGCTTCCTCTTTGCCGGCAAGGGGGAGACGGCCGAGGTGGACCTGGACGAGATGGGCGTCAGGGACAGCGATGGCGGCAAGATGGGGAGGAGGACCGTCTGGCGACCCAAGGCTGAGGGCTGGAGCGAGCAGGGCGGGGATGAGGAGAGCGGGTTGAGGTGTTATCTGAGTGTCAATGGCTACACCGTCGATGCGGCACAGGAAGGGTTTGAATTGGGTGAGTTCACGGCCAACAAATGGGTCGCGTATGTGGACTGCCTGGAGCTGCATGGCCCGGAGCGGGAGCCGCGATATGATAAGCCGTATGAAGGCGGCGCGTTTTAA
- a CDS encoding uncharacterized protein (EggNog:ENOG41): MSQWRVTAEHPLREMEGLDHERCAALHNLIVERGWTASGRSLNDLDRRSWWECHGGDAQLSPHAAKLSPSVVAFLRAAWHGYGMAQPQHAFFRYLAGLCSPDNLWRNTNYSDDEDDSNKERYVTLYMANWALGASHPLGLVFDQQTFTAIQHISIHDTSVTMNGRQVWLPLELILEGFLDMMDQGKALAVDLSYDGEQERIEPWIMPSYTACDLDEALEAFSRLIRAIEARLPGAPNNEPQSLRDAVESSALSANSFAGQFSARAPEIRFSYIAPGLRIAHQQPFASANVEPGQLRPLLLFESSQAAHQDTERTPWGAQVAISPFSPSFRHITTYPAGLYLTETDPHGAHPFEDGCKLILPYAIGGNGWARTSDGALFGENTHAQGPSATPVPRSTELYQLGFNHFIEMHDVQLKHVLSRWADMVELGKWAVDADGVAGGIEKWREADTEDHWQDYQLPMSW; encoded by the coding sequence ATGTCTCAATGGCGAGTCACGGCCGAGCATCCTCTCCGAGAAATGGAGGGCCTGGACCATGAACGATGTGCCGCTCTGCACAACCTCATCGTTGAGCGAGGATGGACTGCAAGCGGCCGCAGCCTCAACGATCTCGATCGCCGGTCGTGGTGGGAGTGCCACGGAGGAGACGCGCAGCTCTCACCGCACGCTGCGAAACTGAGCCCTTCGGTGGTTGCTTTTCTCAGGGCGGCGTGGCATGGCTACGGGATGGCCCAGCCTCAACACGCATTCTTCAGATATCTCGCTGGACTCTGCTCGCCGGATAATCTGTGGCGGAACACAAACTacagcgacgacgaagacgactcaAACAAGGAGCGCTACGTGACGCTCTACATGGCCAATTGGGCCCTGGGCGCCAGTCATCCGCTGGGCCTTGTGTTCGATCAGCAGACATTCACGGCAATACAGCACATATCCATTCACGACACAAGCGTCACAATGAATGGTCGACAGGTCTGGCTGCCCCTTGAACTCATCCTCGAAGGCTTCCTTGACATGATGGACCAAGGCAAAGCGCTTGCGGTGGACTTGTCCTATGATGGAGAGCAGGAGAGGATCGAGCCTTGGATTATGCCGTCTTATACGGCCTGTGACTTGGACGAAGCTCTCGAAGCCTTTAGCCGACTGATACGTGCGATTGAAGCCCGTCTACCTGGAGCTCCCAATAATGAACCGCAAAGTCTCAGAGATGCAGTCGAATCGAGCGCGCTCTCCGCAAACAGCTTCGCAGGCCAGTTCTCGGCGCGGGCTCCGGAAATTCGATTCAGCTACATTGCACCTGGCCTTCGCATagcccaccagcagccatTCGCTTCAGCCAATGTTGAACCAGGACAATTGAGGCCATTATTACTGTTCGAGAGCAGCCAAGCGGCTCATCAGGATACCGAACGAACGCCTTGGGGAGCACAAGTCGCCATATCGCCCTTCTCGCCGTCCTTTCGCCACATTACAACCTACCCTGCCGGCCTTTATCTGACAGAGACGGATCCACATGGCGCACATCCGTTTGAAGATGGCTGCAAGCTCATCCTGCCTTATGCTATCGGAGGTAACGGCTGGGCTCGGACTAGCGATGGTGCGCTATTTGGAGAGAATACGCACGCCCAGGGGCCATCTGCTACCCCAGTGCCACGCAGCACTGAGCTATACCAACTGGGCTTCAATCACTTTATCGAAATGCACGACGTGCAATTGAAACATGTGTTGTCTCGCTGGGCAGACATGGTGGAGCTGGGAAAGTGGGCAGTCGACGCTGATGGCGTTGCTGGCGGGATTGAGAAATGGAGGGAAGCTGATACTGAAGACCATTGGCAAGACTATCAGTTACCAATGTCTTGGTGA
- a CDS encoding uncharacterized protein (EggNog:ENOG41), whose protein sequence is MWRQRLLDPFIQSGDSSAYLLDQYNLIQQNCSTSLPVTTSSATLFVSNALVTSTSVSGTPTTTSNGAATTTCAGQLIKPPTASNIYCQELAEQYNVTTGDLMAATNDALCEFSSPVCLPLACNGEVIWDGQSCDQLALQYSNSTNNVTTLMFLSWNPNILGDCQRLAPGQRICSSPPDGQFVPSGVIYAPTAAGSYYTTASPSIPTQVGTVASCGLFYNVVAGDTCEEIELRFGINFTTFQTLNPEINNGCTNLWLNYAVCVAPVTPAPLSTDGTCGPAWNHATCTGTNFGKCCSTSGYCGSSADYCSAGNCVSGACSGISTGVTTDGTCGPANGGTTCDNPSFGP, encoded by the coding sequence ATGTGGCGACAGCGGCTTCTCGATCCATTCATCCAATCCGGAGACTCATCAGCCTATCTTCTCGACCAATACAACCTGATCCAACAGAACTGTTCGACCAGTCTTCCCGTCACCACCTCTTCCGCCACCCTCTTCGTATCCAATGCACTGGTCACATCGACCTCAGTATCGGGCACCCCCACCACCACAAGCAACGGTGCGGCAACGACAACCTGTGCAGGGCAGCTTATCAAGCCTCCTACCGCCTCAAATATCTACTGTCAGGAGCTAGCCGAGCAATACAATGTGACGACTGGCGATTTGATGGCTGCCACGAATGATGCCTTGTGTGAGTTTAGTTCGCCAGTCTGTCTTCCCCTCGCGTGCAACGGGGAGGTCATCTGGGATGGACAATCTTGCGATCAGCTTGCCCTGCAGTATTCCAACTCGACGAACAACGTCACAACGCTCATGTTCCTCAGCTGGAACCCCAACATCTTGGGAGACTGCCAGCGCCTTGCACCCGGACAGCGGATCTGCTCCAGCCCTCCCGATGGCCAATTCGTGCCGAGTGGAGTGATTTATGCCcctactgctgctggctcCTACTACACCACGGCATCTCCCAGCATTCCCACCCAAGTTGGCACGGTTGCCAGCTGCGGCCTGTTTTACAACGTCGTGGCGGGAGATACCTgcgaggagattgagctgCGCTTTGGTATAAACTTCACAACGTTCCAGACGCTGAACCCGGAAATCAACAATGGATGCACCAATCTCTGGCTCAACTATGCCGTTTGTGTGGCCCCCGTCACGCCCGCGCCGCTGTCGACGGACGGGACCTGCGGACCGGCCTGGAACCATGCGACTTGCACAGGCACAAACTTTGGAAAATGCTGCTCGACCAGTGGGTACTGTGGCTCGTCGGCAGATTACTGCAGTGCTGGAAACTGCGTGTCTGGAGCGTGCAGCGGCATCTCGACTGGGGTGACGACGGATGGCACGTGTGGCCCTGCGAATGGAGGCACGACGTGTGATAATCCAAGCTTTGGCCCGTGA
- a CDS encoding uncharacterized protein (SECRETED:SignalP(1-19)~CAZy:GH18) codes for MFWNNCLLVALVAIAGVTAEKNQTLYKPLYEKYSKSTPKFQNVSQSNVNPLFLARKGYPASHNSQSDNVHHPHALIKRQSGGNGLPTGLCAPGTPCVNGACCGKSGQCGYSPNECGAGNCLSNCDAKAECGQYALPSSATCPINVCCSKYGFCGTIDEFCGDGCQEGFGGCGSVQEPSCGGNSIQRKIGYYESWSATLKCNSRQPGDLDLTGFTHMNFAFAYFNPTTFEMMPMNAGDPALYSKFTSLKTDYPGIKTWISVGGWSFNDATNSPNTQTAFSDMASTAANRAKWIKSLTNFMQTYGFDGVDIDWEYPGAPDRGGVPADTQNFVALLKDMRASWGSKYGISATIPSSYWYMRWFDLKGMEDYLDWFNFMSYDIHGVWDSTSKFSGPYILPHTNLTEIKIGLDLMWRNGIDPAYVTLGLGWYGRSFTLADPSCSTPNGVCQFSSGGNPGPCSNSAGTLSNAEIFQVLSQTGAKPSFDATAAVKWITWDTNQWISYDDGQTMKLKIDAANKLCLGGIMIWSVDQDDTKGTSTSDLLGLGTANGVSSEKALELKKNQRDAVSQATNMNSCYWTFCGDSCASGYFAETSANGQVNGVSSNTVCKNGQVETLCCASGTNMGKCEWEGWNGVGLACSGGGCLGSDSTAIAFNTNNYAKQAAVALLFDQTCHGGFQSYCCSGFKASPKGGVSSLDLIGLNGKETHPGLNVGKLTGLTVACTAAATAAGTAAGAAAAIFTFGIAFEPVFAATFAAVFAACEVKAKQASALQAVGVVAGQRTGGRGQTNPKPRPQPNLPVIPPKIPPKIPGVFGQWTKTSYDPKKTNDCQVTYTCKYGRGFDESWGIDKANGGRTIYHYDARGADSEYAKNQWASTYRKSWYRTMAQAGNPARCQVDEFPMGSLWEGRAPFGNQVCRLVNGVANRNQGTDFQQWLSAIWKPCSSLRSSYGKPDPPITWQFSHTPGDPRLVANSAFPHFIQKYGFDSQTVNSLCWATYSYPDLNGQQRIRTASDQGFRVLPNDPLYRSYGWASQQYSTNPNNAQTLPMDVASALWQKRTNAKAALENLIPVQFADSEEIPFAIPCGDCSLIIDDENEIVYDQREPVDIPLTKAAGETPMPTAAVYNKPKTGNTVDKVPTETGSVSQPNF; via the exons ATGTTTTGGAACAATTGCCTGCTCGTCGCGCTCGTCGCAATAGCTGGCGTGACGGCGGAGAAGAACCAAACGCTCTACAAGCCATTGTACGAGAAATACTCAAAGTCCACGCCCAAGTTTCAAAACGTCTCTCAATCCAATGTCAACCCCCTCTTCCTTGCTCGCAAAGGCTATCCGGCGAGCCACAATAGCCAAAGCGACAATGTTCACCACCCTCATGCCCTTATCAAACGCCAATCGGGTGGAAATGGCCTTCCAACTGGTCTTTGCGCACCAGGAACGCCTTGCGTGAATGGAGCATGCTGTGGAAAATCGGGACAATGCGGTTATAGTCCGAATGAATGCGGTGCTGGAAACTGTCTGTCAAATTGCGACGCCAAA GCTGAGTGTGGCCAGTACGCTCTTCCAAGCAGCGCAACTTGTCCGATAAACGTTTGCTGTTCTAAATATGGCTTCTGCGGAACTATTGAT GAATTCTGTGGCGATGGCTGTCAAGAGGGCTTTGGAGGCTGTGGCTCCGTACAAGAGCCCTCGTGTGGAGGTAACTCTATCCAACGGAAAATTGGTTATTATGAGAGCTG GTCTGCTACTCTCAAGTGTAACAGCCGTCAACCAGGAGATTTGGATCTCACTGGATTCACGCATATGAATTTCG CGTTTGCATATTTCAACCCAACTACTTTCGAGATGATGCCTATGAACGCCGGCGATCCTGCCCTATACAGCAAGTTTACGAGTCTCAAGACAGACTACCCAGGCATAAAGACATGGATTTCTGTCGGCGGATGGTCGTTTAACGACGCAACCAACAGCCCAAACACCCAGACTGCGTTTAGCGACATGGCCAGCACTGCTGCAAACAGGGCAAAATGGATCAAGTCTCTTACCAACTTTATGCAGACGTATGGGTTTGATG GCGTGGATATTGACTGGGAGTATCCCGGCGCTCCAGATCGAGGAGGCGTCCCCGCCGACACACAAAACTTTGTAGCGCTGCTCAAAGACATGCGAGCTTCTTGGGGCAGCAAGTACGGCATCAGCGCAACTATACCCAGTAGCTACTGGTATATGCGCTGGTTTGATCTCAAAG GAATGGAAGATTATCTTGACTGGTTCAACTTCATGAGCTACGACATCCACGGCGTATGGGACTCAACCAGCAAGTTCTCCGGCCCCTATATCCTGCCTCACACAAACCTCACCGAGATCAAGATCGGCCTCGATCTGATGTGGCGCAACGGGATCGATCCAGCCTACGTCACGCTGGGGCTCGGCTGGTATGGCCGCAGCTTCACTCTGGCTGATCCCTCGTGCAGCACGCCCAATGGAGTCTGCCAGTTCAGCTCCGGCGGCAACCCCGGGCCGTGCTCCAACTCGGCCGGCACGCTCTCCAACGCGGAGATCTTCCAGGTTCTGTCTCAGACCGGGGCAAAGCCTTCGTTTGACGCAACGGCCGCGGTCAAATGGATCACCTGGGACACCAACCAGTGGATCAGCTATGACGACGGGCAGACCATGAAGCTCAAGATTGACGCTGCAAACAAGCTTTGCCTCGGCGGCATCATGATCTGGTCGGTTGACCAAGACGACACCAAGGGAACCAGCACGTCGGATCTGCTCGGCCTGGGCACCGCCAACGGCGTATCCTCCGAAAAGGCCCTGGAGCTCAAGAAGAACCAGAGAGATGCCGTTAGCCAGGCAACCAACATGAACTCGTGCTACTGGACTTTCTGCGGCGACTCCTGCGCCTCGGGCTACTTTGCAGAGACGTCGGCCAACGGGCAGGTCAACGGCGTCAGCTCCAACACGGTCTGCAAGAACGGCCAGGTCGAGACTCTATGTTGTGCTTCTGGCACTAACATGGGCAAATGCGAGTGGGAAGGCTGGAACGGCGTCGGCCTGGCCTGTAGTGGCGGAGGCTGCCTGGGCTCTGACTCAACGGCCATTGccttcaacaccaacaatTACGCCAAGCAGGCCGCTGTTGCGTTGTTGTTTGACCAGACCTGTCACGGAGGGTTCCAGTCGTACTGCTGCTCAGGCTTCAAGGCGTCTCCCAAGGGGGGTGTATCCAGCCTTGATCTCATCGGACTCAacggaaaagaaacacaCCCGGGCCTCAATGTGGGCAAGCTTACAGGCTTGACGGTGGCAtgtacagcagcagccacggcaGCAGGAACAGCTGCAG gTGCTGCCGCGGCCATCTTCACATTCGGCATCGCCTTTGAGCCCGTCTTCGCAGCCACTTTTGCCGCCGTCTTCGCGGCCTGCGAAGTCAAGGCAAAGCAGGCTTCTGCGCTGCAAGCAGTTGGAGTTGTGGCGGGTCAACGCACAGGAGGTCGCGGGCAGACGAATCCTAAGCCACGTCCACAACCCAACCTGCCTGTTATCCCACCAAAGATCCCGCCGAAGATCCCTGGGGTATTCGGTCAGTGGACTAAGACGTCATACGACCCGAAGAAGACCAATGACTGTCAAGTGACTTACACTTGCAAGTATGGCCGAGGTTTTGATGAG TCCTGGGGTATTGACAAGGCCAATGGTGGTCGAACTATATATCATTACGACG CACGCGGTGCTGATAGTGAATATGCCAAAAACCAATGGGCTTCGACCTATCGCAAGTCATGGTATCGTACTATGGCCCAAGCCGGAAACCCTGCACGGTGCCAAGT TGACGAGTTCCCCATGGGCAGTCTTTGGGAGGGCAGAGCTCCCTTTGGCAACCAAGTCTGCCGTCTGGTCAACGGAGTGGCAAACCGTAATCAGGGCACTGACTTCCAGCAGTGGCTCTCTGCAATCTGGAAACCCTGTTCATCATTGCGCTCGTCTTACGGAAAGCCTGATCCTCCGATTACGTGGCAGTTCAGCCATACTCCCGGCGACCCTCGACTCGTCGCCAACAGCGCGTTCCCGCACTTTATCCAAAAGTACGGCTTCGACTCTCAGACTGTAAACTCCCTCTGCTGGGCAACGTACTCGTACCCAGATCTCAACGGCCAGCAGCGTATCAGGACGGCATCGGACCAAGGCTTCCGCGTCTTGCCAAATGACCCCCTGTATCGCTCCTACGGATGGGCAAGCCAGCAGTACTCTACCAATCCCAATAACGCGCAAACTCTTCCAATGGATGTTGCGAGCGCTCTGTGGCAGAAACGCACCAACGCCAAGGCAGCGCTTGAGAACCTGATCCCAGTCCAATTTGCAGACTCGGAAGAGATTCCCTTTGCTATTCCTTGCGGCGACTGTAGCCTCATTATTGATGATGAAAACGAGATTGTTTATGATCAGAGGGAGCCGGTAGATATCCCTCTTACAAAGGCCGCCGGTGAGACTCCCATGCCAACAGCTGCCGTGTATAACAAACCAAAGACTGGAAACACGGTCGACAAGGTTCCAACTGAGACAGGTTCGGTTTCTCAACCAAACTTTTGA
- a CDS encoding uncharacterized protein (EggNog:ENOG41) produces MAPIRICIVGLAATSSAGYKTGEWGIQHLNSLKSSPHYQIVGICNSSLASAQKSIESHKLGPDVKAYSSLDEVASDPTIDMVSIVVAIGKHYDLVKPLLQHKKDVLVEFPIAPTVAEVEELATLAKSAGVKAASGSQGRAHPAFQRMKDLIRSGAIGDVVFSTLNGHNALVAAPMWPESQSIFLNIDSGISRLHLVVGHILDTHLNILGDFKDIQSTLKTQNSKTKLVDDKGNVTQENFHITAPDTILLQGVLESGALASVTMRTSTEPVDNTGFRWIISGTKGELELTSDPGIFHWGPTGLKLKLKEFGSEAKEIDFNPSEPEHLSQMSYSGQNVARVYEAFAKGEEDGYATLDAALKVHKALEKAKTNAVWA; encoded by the exons ATGGCGCCTATCCGAATCTGCATCGTCGGCCTCGCCGCAACCAGCAGCGCGGGCTACAAGACGGGCGAATGGGGCATCCAACATCTCAACTCTCTCAAATCATCTCCTCACTACCAGATTGTCGGCATTTGCAATTCTTCCCTTGCCTCCGCCCAGAAGTCTATTGAGTCGCACAAGCTTGGCCCCGATGTCAAAGCCTACAGCTCTCTCGATGAAGTTGCTAGCGACCCTACCATTGACATGGTCTCCATCGTTGTCGCCATCGGCAAACATTACGATCTGGTAAAGCCTCTGCTCCAGCACAAGAAAGATGTTCTAGTGGAGTTTCCCATCGCGCCGACAGTCGCAGAGGTTGAGGAGTTGGCCACTCTGGCCAAGAGTGCCGGAGTCAAAGCCGCCAGTGGCTCACAGGGCCGTGCCCATCCTGCTTTTCAACGTATGAAGGACTTGATCAGGTCCGGTGCCATTGGTGATGTAGTGTTCTCTACACTCAACGGCCACAACGCTCTTGTAGCTGCACCCATGTGGCCAGAGTCGCAGTCAATCTTTCTGAACATTGACTCTGGTATCAGCCGCTTGCATTTGGTTGTCGGACACA TTTTGGATACTCATTTGAACATCCTCGGGGACTTCAAGGACATCCAGTCGACCCTCAAAACCCAAAACAGCAAAACGAAGCTCGTTGATGACAAAGGCAACGTCACCCAAGAAAATTTCCATATCACGGCTCCGGATACAATTCTTCTCCAGGGAGTCTTGGAAAGCGGTGCTCTCGCCTCGGTGACAATGCGCACTTCTACTGAGCCAGTCGACAACACCGGCTTCCGGTGGATCATCAGCGGGACCAAGGGAGAACTTGAATTGACCAGCGACCCTGGCATATTCCACTGGGGCCCTACAGGCCTGAAACTGAAACTGAAAGAATTTGGGAGCGAAGCAAAGGAGATTGACTTCAACCCAAGTGAGCCGGAACATTTGAGTCAGATGTCTTATTCGGGACAGAACGTGGCGAGAGTATACGAGGCGTTTGCCaagggtgaagaagatggatacGCTACTCTTGACGCTGCTTTGAAGGTTCATAAAGCtttggaaaaggccaagaccaATGCAGTCTGGGCTTAA
- a CDS encoding uncharacterized protein (EggNog:ENOG41): MPFPRQKSCTHCKQSKLRCNRATPTCSRCAERNLLCDIRDIHVSPYSALRRAKVSGLGAVDQHSSFGVPSAIFDEVSATGAALDGDNETSTWMAVDSFETGPLEPKSFESGIDDFGLEDFEAQFGLQMMPDSGHSGENAIDTWTSAHVATPGNSVPISCWDTPSLLGESNPDKTIDSCDDIPSTLAVRTPSNTESLRNRPILKGCMLTNIILGQITGYPKMLVLGDRLPPFIHAPCYTDERLAPECGEMGKHQCLPKSLAICASLVDMFYSRTDANADFVWQTIYSEGKRLQEEHKTSDSYGQLTALQAVIIYILLQAQDSETAERNGANALLLIMMELFFCLTESIDWDTCDFTERSDRQQWVLRESLRRIVALLGLVELLFEGLIPPHAAQANPPYKNFRSTPLPSQRDLWEARTNRSWKRELKLYLSSRTSQEVLTVGDLLELDNAGCFKNTWKNEHAYTKLPDAVSWCGNSDSLGMLIWMVLPFQKWRKRDALW, from the exons ATGCCGTTCCCTCGCCAAAAGTCTTGCACTCACTGCAAGCAGTCAAAGTTACGATGCAACCGCGCAACTCCGACTTGTTCACGCTGTGCAGAGCGCAACCTCCTATGTGATATACGCGACATCCACGTCTCTCCGTATTCGGCCTTGCGCCGAGCGAAAGTCTCCGGATTAGGAGCTGTGGATCAACACAGTAGCTTTGGGGTCCCATCGGCCATCTTTGATGAAGTTTCAGCAACTGGTGCGGCCCTCGATGGTGACAATGAGACTTCCACCTGGATGGCCGTTGACAGTTTCGAAACCGGTCCTCTGGAGCCAAAAAGTTTCGAATCTGGAATTGATGATTTTGGCCTCGAAGATTTTGAAGCCCAATTTGGCCTGCAAATGATGCCCGACTCAGGACACTCAGGAGAGAATGCCATCGATACGTGGACATCTGCCCATGTAGCTACCCCCGGTAACTCTGTTCCAATCTCATGTTGGGATACTCCATCTCTCCTAGGCGAATCTAATCCGGACAAGACCATCGATTCGTGCGACGATATACCGTCCACCCTGGCTGTACGGACTCCCTCCAACACAGAGTCACTACGTAACCGTCCAATCCTAAAAGGCTGCATGTTGACCAACATCATTCTGGGACAAATCACCGGCTATCCAAAGATGCTCGTCCTAGGAGATCGTCTTCCTCCGTTTATCCATGCGCCTTGCTACACAGATGAGAGGCTTGCTCCAGAGTGTGGCGAGATGGGCAAACACCAATGTCTGCCCAAGAGTCTTGCCATTTGTGCCAGCCTGGTGGACATGTTCTATTCGCGGACAGATGCCAACGCGGATTTCGTCTGGCAGACGATATACTCTGAGGGAAAGAGATTGCAAGAAGAG CATAAAACCTCGGACTCATACGGTCAACTTACTGCCCTACAGGCGGTCATTATATATATCCTCCTGCAGGCTCAAGACTCTGAGACAGCAGAAAGAAATGGCGCCAATGCTCTGCTCCTGATTATGATG GaactcttcttttgcctcaCTGAAAGCATTGACTGGGATACATGTGACTTCACAGAAAGATCGGACAGACAACAATGGGTTTTAAGGGAGTCACTGAGACG GATAGTCGccctgctcggcctcgttgAGCTCCTATTTGAAGGCCTGATCCCACCTCACGCGGCTCAAGCCAATCCCCCCTACAAAAACTTCCGGTCGACTCCATTGCCAAGCCAGCGTGACTTGTGGGAAGCCCGTACCAACAGATCCTGGAAGCGAGAACTCAAGCTCTACCTATCGAGCCGGACGTCGCAAGAGGTGCTAACTGTTGGAGACTTGCTCGAGTTGGATAACGCGGGCTGTTTCAAGAATACGTGGAAGAATGAACACGCTTATACCAAGCTACCGGATGCGGTCAGTTGGTGCGGAAACTCGGATTCGTTGGGAATGTTGATTTGGATGGTACTTCCGTTCCAAAAATGGAGAAAGAGGGATGCACTCTGGTGA
- a CDS encoding uncharacterized protein (EggNog:ENOG41): protein MPFPRQKSCTHCKQSKLRCNRATPTCSRCAERNLLCDIRDIHVSPYSALRRAKVSGLGAVDQHSSFGVPSAIFDEVSATGAALDGDNETSTWMAVDSFETGPLEPKSFESGIDDFGLEDFEAQFGLQMMPDSGHSGENAIDTWTSAHVATPGNSVPISCWDTPSLLGESNPDKTIDSCDDIPSTLAVRTPSNTESLRNRPILKGCMLTNIILGQITGYPKMLVLGDRLPPFIHAPCYTDERLAPECGEMGKHQCLPKSLAICASLVDMFYSRTDANADFVWQTIYSEGKRLQEEHKTSDSYGQLTALQAVIIYILLQAQDSETAERNGANALLLIMMELFFCLTESIDWDTCDFTERSDRQQWVLRESLRR, encoded by the exons ATGCCGTTCCCTCGCCAAAAGTCTTGCACTCACTGCAAGCAGTCAAAGTTACGATGCAACCGCGCAACTCCGACTTGTTCACGCTGTGCAGAGCGCAACCTCCTATGTGATATACGCGACATCCACGTCTCTCCGTATTCGGCCTTGCGCCGAGCGAAAGTCTCCGGATTAGGAGCTGTGGATCAACACAGTAGCTTTGGGGTCCCATCGGCCATCTTTGATGAAGTTTCAGCAACTGGTGCGGCCCTCGATGGTGACAATGAGACTTCCACCTGGATGGCCGTTGACAGTTTCGAAACCGGTCCTCTGGAGCCAAAAAGTTTCGAATCTGGAATTGATGATTTTGGCCTCGAAGATTTTGAAGCCCAATTTGGCCTGCAAATGATGCCCGACTCAGGACACTCAGGAGAGAATGCCATCGATACGTGGACATCTGCCCATGTAGCTACCCCCGGTAACTCTGTTCCAATCTCATGTTGGGATACTCCATCTCTCCTAGGCGAATCTAATCCGGACAAGACCATCGATTCGTGCGACGATATACCGTCCACCCTGGCTGTACGGACTCCCTCCAACACAGAGTCACTACGTAACCGTCCAATCCTAAAAGGCTGCATGTTGACCAACATCATTCTGGGACAAATCACCGGCTATCCAAAGATGCTCGTCCTAGGAGATCGTCTTCCTCCGTTTATCCATGCGCCTTGCTACACAGATGAGAGGCTTGCTCCAGAGTGTGGCGAGATGGGCAAACACCAATGTCTGCCCAAGAGTCTTGCCATTTGTGCCAGCCTGGTGGACATGTTCTATTCGCGGACAGATGCCAACGCGGATTTCGTCTGGCAGACGATATACTCTGAGGGAAAGAGATTGCAAGAAGAG CATAAAACCTCGGACTCATACGGTCAACTTACTGCCCTACAGGCGGTCATTATATATATCCTCCTGCAGGCTCAAGACTCTGAGACAGCAGAAAGAAATGGCGCCAATGCTCTGCTCCTGATTATGATG GaactcttcttttgcctcaCTGAAAGCATTGACTGGGATACATGTGACTTCACAGAAAGATCGGACAGACAACAATGGGTTTTAAGGGAGTCACTGAGACGGTAA